A single Arachidicoccus sp. BS20 DNA region contains:
- a CDS encoding efflux RND transporter periplasmic adaptor subunit has protein sequence MNKIKQIFPAALLGIFLYSCNSNSSTNDDFSDKSINVTLAKPFSGNNGNSIYASGTVEAVQSAQIGTRMMGTITKVYVQIGDHVQKGQLLFTVNASDIEAKSGQVTANIAQAEAALANAKKDYDRFTVLYKQNSATAKELDNATLQYKSAQAQLNAAKQMKNEVNANMDYARVTAPFSGIITQKMMDAGSLASPGMPVLAMEQPGDLQVVATISENDIDNIHNGAVADVHIASADKEVQGTVTQISPSSAQTGGQFVVKIALPENEQQGILSGMYANVSFAGKTKMSNTDSQIMIPLNALVHKDELSGIYTISSNNTALLRWIRTGKIYGDKVEVLSGLQADEKFIAQADGRLYNGAPVKVK, from the coding sequence ATGAATAAAATCAAACAAATTTTTCCGGCTGCATTGCTTGGAATTTTTCTTTACTCGTGCAATAGCAATTCATCTACGAACGACGATTTTTCTGATAAGTCAATAAACGTAACGCTCGCAAAGCCTTTCAGCGGAAACAACGGCAACAGCATTTACGCGAGCGGAACGGTGGAAGCCGTACAATCCGCGCAAATCGGCACGCGGATGATGGGAACGATTACCAAAGTGTATGTGCAAATCGGCGACCATGTGCAGAAAGGACAATTATTATTTACCGTAAATGCTTCGGACATCGAAGCCAAAAGCGGGCAGGTTACGGCAAACATTGCGCAGGCGGAAGCGGCTTTGGCAAATGCCAAAAAAGATTACGACCGCTTCACGGTTTTGTATAAACAAAACAGCGCGACTGCGAAAGAATTGGACAATGCAACCCTTCAATATAAATCCGCGCAGGCGCAATTAAATGCGGCAAAACAGATGAAGAACGAAGTAAATGCGAATATGGATTACGCCCGTGTTACTGCACCTTTCAGCGGAATTATTACCCAAAAAATGATGGACGCCGGCAGCCTTGCGAGTCCCGGAATGCCGGTGCTGGCAATGGAACAACCGGGCGATTTACAAGTTGTTGCCACCATTTCTGAAAATGATATTGACAACATTCACAACGGTGCTGTTGCCGATGTACACATTGCTTCGGCGGACAAAGAGGTGCAGGGAACAGTTACGCAAATCAGTCCTTCTTCCGCGCAAACAGGCGGACAGTTTGTGGTAAAAATCGCTTTGCCGGAAAATGAACAGCAAGGTATTTTATCGGGTATGTATGCAAATGTTTCTTTTGCAGGAAAAACAAAAATGAGTAACACCGATTCGCAAATAATGATTCCGTTGAATGCACTTGTACATAAGGATGAATTGTCGGGCATTTACACAATTTCATCCAACAATACGGCTTTGCTGCGCTGGATTCGCACGGGAAAAATTTACGGCGATAAAGTGGAAGTATTAAGTGGTTTGCAAGCGGATGAAAAATTTATTGCGCAGGCAGACGGAAGATTGTATAACGGCGCGCCGGTGAAAGTGAAATGA
- a CDS encoding TolC family protein — MNFQRTILIFLWVLCAKSLWAQTQTLQLKDAIASACENNKQVVLVNNDEQIATAKYKQTDAIFLPQVGVSYTALTTNNPLNAFGFKLQQQSIAQSDFQPDLLNHPGNTSNFSAQAMLQQPIFNPDLLYQRKAAKMQIEISGLQKARTQDFIKWQTQNEFMQLQLAYEVVKVLEEALTTTKAIYKFTNDRYQQGYLQKSDLLNVDVRIKSIETQLASARSAIQNHSDNLSLLMGKPAGTIYMVDSLQALLLPAEISLPENRSDFQAMSKASSSYDLMMKSTKMSALPKLNGFASYQLNDANAFGFHSGSYLAGLQLTWNIFQGNKVHSTINEQKLQQRKINTELLQMKDKNQNELNAAQRNLSDAAYQIMQTKASVQQAQEVLNILQNRYKQGLAGITDVLLAQSQLSQQQLAYQQAILMQNVAVVYIQFLTADN, encoded by the coding sequence ATGAATTTTCAACGAACTATTTTGATTTTTTTATGGGTGCTTTGTGCCAAAAGTTTATGGGCGCAAACGCAAACTTTGCAATTAAAAGATGCCATTGCTTCGGCTTGCGAAAACAACAAGCAGGTTGTATTGGTAAATAATGATGAACAAATTGCAACGGCAAAATACAAGCAAACCGACGCCATATTTCTTCCGCAGGTTGGCGTGTCTTACACGGCTTTGACGACCAACAATCCCTTGAATGCGTTCGGCTTTAAGCTGCAACAGCAAAGCATTGCGCAGAGCGACTTTCAGCCTGATTTGCTGAATCATCCGGGCAATACTTCCAACTTCTCGGCGCAGGCAATGTTGCAGCAACCGATTTTCAATCCTGATTTATTGTACCAAAGAAAAGCGGCAAAGATGCAAATCGAAATCAGCGGTTTGCAAAAAGCACGCACGCAGGATTTTATCAAATGGCAAACGCAAAATGAGTTTATGCAATTGCAGTTGGCGTATGAAGTGGTGAAAGTGTTGGAAGAAGCATTGACTACAACCAAAGCGATTTACAAATTTACCAATGACCGTTACCAGCAAGGCTATCTGCAAAAGTCCGATTTGCTGAATGTGGACGTGCGCATAAAATCTATTGAAACGCAGTTGGCATCGGCGCGCAGCGCTATTCAAAATCATTCCGACAACCTGAGTTTATTGATGGGAAAACCTGCGGGAACTATTTATATGGTGGACAGTTTGCAGGCTTTGCTTTTGCCCGCAGAAATTTCATTGCCCGAAAACCGTTCCGATTTTCAGGCGATGAGCAAGGCTTCTTCGTCTTACGATTTAATGATGAAAAGTACGAAGATGAGCGCGCTGCCGAAGCTCAACGGTTTTGCAAGTTACCAACTGAACGATGCGAATGCCTTTGGTTTTCACAGCGGTTCTTATCTCGCTGGCTTGCAACTGACGTGGAATATTTTTCAGGGAAATAAAGTACACAGCACGATTAATGAGCAAAAATTGCAACAGCGAAAAATCAACACGGAGCTGTTGCAAATGAAAGATAAAAATCAAAATGAATTGAATGCGGCGCAGCGAAATCTTTCTGATGCAGCTTATCAAATCATGCAAACAAAAGCATCTGTGCAACAAGCGCAGGAAGTGTTGAATATTTTGCAAAACCGCTACAAGCAAGGATTGGCGGGCATTACAGATGTTTTGTTAGCGCAATCGCAATTGTCGCAACAACAGCTCGCTTATCAGCAAGCCATCTTAATGCAGAATGTAGCAGTTGTATATATCCAATTTTTAACGGCGGATAATTAA
- the tyrS gene encoding tyrosine--tRNA ligase, which yields MNLIEELRWRGMLQDIMPGTEEQLLKEKTSGYIGFDPTADSLHIGSLVPILLLVHLQRAGHKPYALVGGATGMIGDPSGKSAERNLLNEEQLNINVEGIKKQLSKFLDFSSNADNAAVLVNNYDWFKGISFIEFLRDTGKHITVNYMMAKDSVKKRIEGDAGISYTEFAYQLMQGYDFYHLCKNENCKLQMGGSDQWGNITTGTELIRRKLGGEAFAFTCPLIKKADGTKFGKTESGNVWLDAEKTSPYQFYQFWLNASDEDSENWIKIFTFLQKDEIENLIARHKADASKRLLQKRLAQEITTFVHGEDAYKNAIEVTEKLFANQTAPAESLSVEDLETMQGVQKIGISSSQLNVDVITFLAEIKIFPSKGEARKMLQNGGISINRKKMDDAQMLITPEFLLHNKYLLAQKGKKNYYLIEVK from the coding sequence ATGAATTTGATTGAAGAATTGCGCTGGCGCGGAATGTTGCAGGATATAATGCCCGGAACGGAAGAACAATTGTTGAAGGAAAAAACTTCGGGTTATATTGGTTTTGACCCGACGGCGGACAGCTTGCACATCGGAAGCCTTGTACCGATTTTATTGCTCGTGCATTTGCAACGTGCAGGACACAAACCTTATGCTTTGGTTGGCGGCGCAACCGGCATGATTGGCGACCCGAGCGGCAAAAGTGCCGAAAGGAATTTGTTGAATGAAGAACAACTTAATATAAATGTTGAAGGGATAAAAAAACAACTTTCAAAATTTTTAGACTTTAGCTCAAACGCTGATAACGCGGCAGTTTTGGTCAATAATTATGATTGGTTCAAAGGCATTTCTTTTATAGAATTTTTGCGCGATACAGGCAAACATATTACCGTGAATTATATGATGGCAAAGGATAGTGTGAAGAAACGCATTGAAGGCGATGCGGGCATTTCTTACACCGAATTTGCATATCAATTAATGCAGGGTTATGATTTTTATCATTTGTGTAAAAATGAAAATTGCAAGCTGCAAATGGGCGGCAGCGACCAATGGGGAAACATTACGACAGGCACGGAACTCATTCGTCGAAAACTCGGCGGAGAAGCATTTGCATTCACTTGCCCGCTGATTAAAAAAGCTGATGGAACGAAGTTTGGAAAAACAGAAAGCGGCAATGTTTGGCTGGATGCAGAAAAAACTTCACCTTATCAATTCTACCAGTTTTGGTTGAATGCTTCGGATGAGGATTCGGAAAACTGGATTAAGATTTTTACTTTTTTACAGAAAGACGAAATCGAAAATTTAATTGCACGGCACAAAGCCGATGCTTCAAAACGCTTGCTGCAAAAGCGTTTGGCGCAGGAGATTACAACTTTTGTGCATGGAGAAGACGCTTATAAAAATGCGATTGAAGTAACGGAAAAATTATTTGCCAATCAAACCGCGCCTGCGGAAAGTCTTTCCGTTGAAGATTTGGAAACAATGCAAGGCGTGCAGAAAATTGGAATCAGTTCATCACAGTTGAATGTGGATGTGATTACTTTTTTAGCAGAAATAAAAATTTTCCCAAGTAAAGGCGAAGCAAGAAAAATGCTGCAAAACGGCGGCATCAGTATTAATCGTAAAAAGATGGATGATGCGCAAATGTTGATTACGCCTGAGTTTTTGCTGCACAATAAATATTTGCTCGCGCAAAAAGGAAAGAAGAATTATTACTTGATTGAAGTGAAATGA
- a CDS encoding bifunctional folylpolyglutamate synthase/dihydrofolate synthase, producing MNYQETLDFLYAQLPMFSRIGAKAMKADLTNTLALCDALGNPQNKFKSIHIAGTNGKGSSSHIIAAILQQSGYKTGLYTSPHLYDFRERIKVNGELCTQEFVINFVKKIKPQLEIIQPSFFELTVAMAFEYFAQQNIDVAVIETGLGGRLDSTNVILPEVSLITNIGKDHMDILGDTLEKIAFEKAGIIKQNIPVVVSEILPETKPVFEKVAKERNAPLIFAQEVFKVVDYDYQLKGLTINIEEIASNETKKYELDLTGIYQTKNIVGVLATVQQLQQKGWNIDEQSISIALKNVKALTGLHGRWELLNENPTIIADVGHNEDGVKQIVQQLQQIQYNHLHIVLGFVKDKDVSAALNLLPKNATYYFTKAQIPRALNETELAKLAHEKNLQGRAFENIDAALLSAKSNYQNDDLILICGSVFLVAEVKV from the coding sequence ATGAATTACCAGGAAACACTTGACTTTCTGTACGCCCAACTGCCCATGTTCAGCCGTATTGGTGCAAAAGCAATGAAAGCCGATTTGACGAATACTTTAGCTTTATGCGATGCACTCGGCAATCCGCAAAACAAATTCAAATCTATTCATATTGCAGGTACAAACGGTAAAGGTTCATCGAGCCATATTATTGCTGCAATACTGCAACAAAGCGGTTACAAAACAGGCTTATATACATCGCCGCATTTGTATGATTTTCGCGAACGTATCAAAGTGAACGGCGAGCTTTGCACGCAGGAGTTTGTGATAAATTTTGTTAAAAAAATAAAGCCGCAGCTTGAAATTATTCAGCCTTCGTTTTTCGAGCTGACTGTTGCAATGGCATTTGAATATTTTGCGCAGCAAAATATTGATGTTGCCGTAATAGAAACGGGGCTTGGCGGGCGTTTGGACAGTACGAATGTAATTTTGCCCGAAGTAAGTTTGATTACCAATATCGGTAAAGACCACATGGATATTCTGGGCGATACATTGGAAAAAATTGCCTTTGAAAAAGCAGGAATTATCAAGCAAAATATACCTGTTGTTGTGTCGGAAATTTTGCCTGAAACAAAACCTGTTTTTGAAAAAGTTGCGAAAGAAAGAAACGCGCCGTTGATTTTTGCGCAGGAAGTCTTTAAAGTAGTTGATTACGATTATCAATTAAAAGGTTTGACGATTAATATTGAAGAAATCGCAAGCAATGAAACGAAAAAATACGAGTTGGATTTGACGGGAATTTATCAGACAAAAAATATAGTGGGCGTATTGGCGACTGTTCAACAACTTCAACAAAAAGGCTGGAATATTGATGAACAAAGTATTTCAATCGCTTTAAAAAATGTAAAAGCATTGACAGGCTTGCATGGTCGTTGGGAATTATTAAATGAAAATCCAACCATCATTGCCGATGTGGGACACAACGAAGACGGCGTTAAACAAATCGTTCAACAACTGCAACAGATTCAATATAATCATTTGCATATTGTACTGGGATTTGTAAAAGATAAAGATGTCTCCGCAGCGTTGAATCTTTTGCCCAAAAATGCAACGTATTATTTTACCAAAGCGCAAATTCCGCGCGCGTTGAATGAAACTGAATTGGCAAAGCTTGCACACGAAAAAAACTTGCAAGGAAGAGCCTTTGAAAATATAGATGCAGCCTTGCTTTCAGCGAAATCGAATTATCAAAATGATGATTTGATTTTAATTTGCGGAAGCGTGTTTTTGGTAGCAGAAGTGAAGGTATGA
- a CDS encoding DUF1801 domain-containing protein, which produces MKKDVRVDEYIAKAKPFAQPVLKHLRKLIHKACPQATETIKWSFPNFDYRGKILCSMAAFK; this is translated from the coding sequence ATGAAAAAAGATGTTCGCGTTGATGAATACATTGCAAAAGCCAAACCATTCGCGCAGCCGGTTTTAAAACATTTACGAAAGCTGATTCATAAAGCTTGCCCGCAAGCAACTGAAACCATTAAATGGAGTTTTCCGAATTTTGATTACCGGGGAAAAATATTGTGCAGCATGGCTGCGTTCAAGTAA